GATTTAATTTTCTTCTTGGAAAGATATTTAAACTACATTTGTAAACCATGCTTTGTTTACAGGCTTTTTCAAGGAGGTCCCATAAAAAGAAGTGGCCACCAGGACATACACACTTGCATCCTACACTCATGCATCAAGGTGACCTCACTGTTCTTCACTGGTGCatgtattttagttttatttaattatatgtGGAGAAATTGATAACGGTTGACTTTTTTCCAAAGATGATACTTCAGAGGAATGCCTGTCAGGCAATGGGGCCAGTTACAGAGGATTTGTTTCCAAAACAGCTGATGGGCACCGGTGTCTTTATTGGAACAAGTTTACAAACCCTTGGGGGGCCAAGTCTGGAATTGGGAATCATAAATACTGCAGGTAGACAAGAATTGTAATAACCATGTACAATAACTATTATTTCAAACAGATAAAAATCCTGTCTTAACATTTTTTCTCGGTCGCAGATAACTTTTTCTGTCTTTGAGTTGGTGCAAAAATAGGATTTTCCTTCATTACAAGTCCAAGTTAATGATAACTAAACCAAACTATTAACTTTGTGatatgaaatatgtttttttgatgTTTACATACAATGCAAATCACCATAGAAAGTCCAACAAACTAATAATCAACTGTATTTATAAAACTTTAAACCACTTCATCAACATTAATGATTGAGTAAACTACTCTACTTTCAGAGATATTTTATTGCTTATTTTCTAGGGGGGAAAACGGATATAGAGGAAGTTTAAATGTGATGGTCTTATTTCATTTCTGCGTGTAGTATATGTTTCATATTTATACTGCCTCTTAGTGGCCAAAATGTAGCAGCACAAAGCTCATTGAATTGACCAAATTCACTGTTTAATAGCTTAAATCATATTCACTAACTTTACATATGAAAATTGTACTTTTTATAACACAAATGACAGAATATGATGTTGTTCTATCTTTGTGTGTTTATTGTCCTGTAACAGATTATTAACATAAGTTGAATTGGCTTAATTCACTGTTTGATACCTTAAATCATATTCACTTACTTTACATATTATCACTGTACTTTCTATAACATAACACACTTGTTTCATTTCTGTGTgtagtatagtatatattttttatttatactgcCTCTTAGTGGCCAAGATGTAGCAGCACAAAGCTCATATAATTGGCCATATGTCACAGTTTGATACCATAAATCATAATTACTTACTACTTTACATATGAAAACTATACCTTTTATAACACAAACAACAGAATACAgtgttattatatttttgttttcattgtccTGTAACAGATTATTAACATTTCCTTTCCTTTCAGTTGTATTATCTGATTCGTGAAATACGTATTTTAGGTTACAAATGcttaactgtcatttttttaatgctagaAATCCTAACAAAAGCTGGAGGCCATGGTGTCGCGTCAGAAGAGGGAGGAGAGTCGTGAGAGACTTCTGTGACGTTCCTAAATGTAACAGACTTAAatactcaaacattttttttcgatAAAGTTGGACTTTTAAATGATATCTTGTTTTCCTTCAGGTTCCACAAGTGTGACTCCTCCTgttgttgtggatacaggtgaTAAAGTTGTCCCATTACTTCGTCTCAACAACATCTCCTGTTGGCATGTTCAtgattccctttttttctgtccttGCAGAGCTAACATGTGGCGAGAAGTCCGAGAGAAGATTGCAAAAAATTGTAGGGGGGTCGTTCATAGCAGCGAGGTCACAGCCGTGGGTTGCCGCCATTTTTCAGCGAAGATCCAAGTTCCTTTGCGGCGGATCGCTCATTGCTCCGTGCTGGTTGCTTACGGCTGCACATTGCTTCCCTGATGGGTGAGGCCAAACACCATGTTTTAATCAAATTCTCATTTGATAAAGGCTTAGGGCAtaatgtcaaagtggcggcccgggggccaaatctggccccgccacatcattttatgtggcccgggaaagtaaatcatgggtgccgactttctgttttaggatcaaattaaaatgaagattatagatatatattatatttcccgatttctccccttttaaatcaaaaattgtaattttttaatcattttttctgtgtttttagttcaaaaatcatttcgtaaaatctaaaaatatataaaaatattttgttttccactataatatggaacataatgattaaaagagatttgcctttgctaagaaaaaaaagctcaaataaacattgttttagatctatacaaaatggaatagttagggcttttgatccagttcttttaatccatttatttaaaaaaaaataaaaaatctaaatattatatctaaaatgttccggcccacatcaaatcgagttgacgttatggcggcccgcgaaccaacccgagtctgacacccttggcttaggGACTCATCTTTGATACTGTGTCTTTGATATAGTGAAGGGACCAACCTTCAATATCTGTCAGTCTTCCTTGGGAAGAGCGCCATTAATGAAACAGATTCCATCAACGAGCAGAAGTTCACCGTGGAAAAGTTGATTCTTCACCAAGGATATGATTTGTTAAACGACAATCACTACAACAATGACATAGGTGAGCACAAGCAGGGTTTCACTTAAAATGATGAGTTGATGTGTACTCTTTGAAGACCATAAGTGGTTTGGGTTTTATTTTTAGCGCTCTTAAAGATTAAAGGCAGCAATGGCGGCGGATGTGCTACGCGATCAGAATCTGTTCGGACCGTTTGTCTTCCTCCACCTCACACTCGACTTCCTGCGGGTTCTCAGTGCACCATCGCAGGATTTGGCTGGGAAAGCAACGGTAAGTTCACCGAATCCTCAGTCGTTATTCTATGGGTTGAAATGCCATTAAAAACTTGTCCTTCCAATTGTTTGCATTCGTAACAATCTGCTAACAGAAGTGTGTTCTGCAGGGGTGCAGCAGTACTCTCAGTACTTGAAGGAGGCCCGTGTGAATCTCCTCTCTGAGTCTCACTGTCAAAAAAACTCAGAGTACACAAATTTGCTCACCGACAACATGCTCTGTGCCGCAGGACCCGACTGGAGTGCAGATGCCTGCGGGGTGAGTGAGCAAGCCCatacaccaggggtagggaacctatggctcgggaaccatatgtggctcttttcatgggtgcatatggctctccactaacctgtgaagtaaaatatataaatcactGGTGAaagagctgagtcccaaacgcaccaataggagtgtcacgtTGACACTGGCGTTGACACTAACTCTATCCCCActataatcataattttgtttttcattactcttctgcattcATAATCTCATTGATAataattgattagcaacaacataacaatgttgtcaaaataattcagagactttttatactttaatTATACTCTCGAGGACcgaacttggccacccctgctttatataCTGTCTCCATTTTGAAGCCATATTTGTTGCAGAAATCATTGTTTTAATCCTTTCAGATTTGGCTTACTTGTTAACAAGGGTCAACTAGTTCAATAATCTAATttcttcatctcattttctgaaccgcttttatcctcactaggatcgcagggggttggagcctatcccagctaacttcgggccataggcggaggacaccctgaactggtagccagccaatcacagggcatgaggagacaaacaaccatttacgctcacactcatacctaggggcaatttagagtgtccaatcagcctaccatgcatgtctttgaaatgtgggaggaaaccggagtacctggagaaaacccacgcatgcaaactccacacggttggacataacctggatttgaacccaggtccctcaCTATGAACAGTTCAATAATGTTGGCTTAAATTTTACAAGGACCATTAAACCAcacgtcaggtttggtttttcCTAAATGCACTTAGAGCTACAATACTGCGACTAGGGAGCATGGTAATGAAGTAGGGGatgtagctcagtggtagagcgcATGCTTCGCAAGTATGAGGCCCCGGGTTCAATCCCCGGCATCTCCAATGTTAAATTCTATTGTTATCTGTGTGGGTGTTTCATAAAGTTCTTGTATGACCTATTGGTGAATGGACATGATTTCTGATGTTGTCTTCTCACAGGGCGACTCCGGTGGTCCACTGGTATGTGAGTCCTCAGGTCGGCTCTTTCAGTTTGGTATTGTGAGCTGGGGCATCGGCTGCGCTAAGAAGAACAATCCTGGGGTTTACACGCAACTTACAAATTACAACAAATGGATTGCAGAGAACACACAACTACCGCAGTATACAAATGGAGTCATGTACCCTCTAAAATGAAGGTGTTGTGGGGGGAATAGACCGAAATATTGATTTCCAATAGGAACATTTGACAGCAGAAGTGACGTGAGTGTTCAAACATGCTGGTGTGTGCACTTTGCTATGTTATTTTTACTGTCGACAATGTGGCAGCTGATTTGTGCATTTAAATATTGCACAAGGTCACAGAATTCCTTTGAGgatttattgtcattttgttttttgtttgtttttcatgtctATTTCTACATTGTAGATACTCACTGAAGCTGTCAAAACCATTCTATTCTACCTTGGGCATTATAAatcatgggattttttttagcctACTCTGTATATATGtaatcgttttaaaaaaaaatattattatttttttattatattttagggatttttttacatatttaacaTGGATTAATACACCAATATTTGCAATTGTATGAAATGTAACAATTTTTACTATGCAAAAGAGCTCTTGTTAATGAGGGGAAtgaggaataaataaaaaatgaataaattaaaagagCACTGAGAcactttgtttattttcaaaattcttTGTTGATATGAATCTctgcaaataataataataataatcggacataggccctgtcgtcatcatcaacaacaaaaagcctacttgtcatcacacccagaaactgcgtatgacgaaattggtggtgcttctccataagctgcgtttacgcggcaaaagacctaaataagtgatagttacggacttgtaatttggcattctgctgttatggatacaggtcacttacctctcactgtctttcacttaccttcagtcagctagtaggaggcagatcaccacccaaacatcttttcatattaccgcagaagggaatgtgtgttgtgttaccgcaaattttgagttctgatggatgtagggaaaaaactgtccttaagcctatttgtccgtactttgtgggacctatagcgtatgccaaagggcagcagctggaacagattgtgaccagggtatCAGTTCAGTCCGTGTAATctgatatttatttaacaacatTTCTTTCAGGAaagatgaatatatattttttaagcctGCTAATTCGACCTACGTGGTGAGAATGTGATTGTGAAAGGTCTTTCATTCATGGCTAACAATTGGTTGGCAACAAGTCCAAGTCAAAGCCAGCTatcattttttcattatttattaactttgatttgggggtttaaaaaaaaatttaatagaCGATTTTAAATGAGCTATATTAGAGATTCTatactcaaaatttaaggtAATAGACACTAGGTCAAATTTCTGTAATAGTTTTTATAATTGGAACTTCAAACATCATACAAACTCCAAATGTCTGTTGTCAAACACGACGAAACGAAAGGTTTCAATTGAGCCAAATAAATGTATGAGCAATGTATTCAAAAGAATTCGGCTCCATAAATTCATACTTCATAGATAGCAGGATTTTTCTTTATTGAGGGGTCTTCATGTTACTTTTAAAATCGTCAAACATTGCCGAGTCATTACTAACACAGGACTTATTTATTACAAATACCAAGCAAAGATAGTTTATAAGTATACAAGTCTGTCCCCCTTACGCACACCTCAACTACTCACACAAATCTGTTTACTTTATTACTGTGCTTCAAACCATAAATGGCATTGGGATGCACTAAGTCTCACTCCCCTGAAAGGACATTTCCAAGAGGAAGGTTCCGATAGATAAGGGTCAAAGATTGGTTGTCTTGCAGCTGGAAGCTTTCAGGTTCGAGCCCCTGCTTCCCACTCACATTACTTTTGAAGCTGCATCACCAGAGGAGAATGTGAAGGTTATTTCCCTTACATGGAAGTATACAGAGGATGTAAGAACttaaaagtcatatttttcttaaggaaagaaaaaaaaacagccaatatttattttaaggaCACCACTGGGCTGTCTTAAATAAAACATAGAATACATCCATacattttcaatccaattatTGCCTTTATTGCCTTGCGTTTAGCTCACCCCCacgaccataatgaggataaagcggttcagaaaatgaatgaaccaacagacaaatataaataaattaattaatacataaataaaaaaataatgaataaataaatactctgCGATcaactggccactgattcagggtgtgccctgcctctgacccagagtcagctgggataggctccagcacccccgcgaccctaattagAATactaaagcagttcagaaaataaaagaaactaataaattaataaatacatataattgTATTaccaaactcgggttggttcacgggccgcaataacattaactcgatttcatgtgggccggaccattttcgatataatatttagattttttttaaatttgattataagaactggatcagaatccctaaatattcaggatttttttatagatataaaactttttatttgaactttttttcttagtaagggaaaacatctaataatcatttgtttttcatttcaaatggaaacattttttttaaattatattcaatattaaagtggaaaaccgaaaatatttgtatatatttatttttagagtttacaaaatgctttttgacctaaaaaaaaacaaaagaaaaaaatgtataaaaattgcaattgatttaaaaaggggaaaatcaggaaatataatatacatctataatcttcatttgaatttgatcctaaaacagaaagttggcactcatgatttacttactcgggccgcacaaaatgatgcggtgggccagatttggcccccgggccgccactttgacacctgtgcgttaGAGGAAGGGTTAGCGTTACGTTTAGAGTtagggtgtgaatggttgtctgtctgcttgtcccttgccattggctggctaccgatgtagggtgtcccccacctctggcccgtagtcagctgggatactgtcgagcaccccccgcgaccctattaAGAAtactaaagcggttcagaaaatgaatgaaaaaacaaataaatatatgtatatatattttttaaatcattgcgTTGCTTTATTCGTCCTGTTGGTGGTCAATGCCCTCCACTACAATCGAGGTATCCCCACCTGTCATTAATTTAGCCCTTTCCTTTTTGGGCTTGAGGGAGGGACGTCTGCCGACTGGCATAGATGACGTAACTTGCTATGAGCTGTCACTTGCACGGtgctgtgcgcgtgcgtgcaaCGTGCACGCGCACGAGGACCGAGCCTTCGCCACTCCAGCAGCACGGGCAACACCGAGCAAACTGCGTCTTCTCCGTGATTGGGCGCTGGGCGGCGATTCCTTCTGGCACGATCAGGGTCGATCCCACCGAACGCTCGCGGGTCCACCTTTAGCCGTCAGAGCGAACGTGTGTGTTGCTCCTCCCGCGAGTGAGGAGAGGATAAAAAGCAAGAAAGAGTGGCTTGGAGCAAGGGAGCCACCGACCGACCAcctttttttatgtgtgttgGGGGGGCTGCGGTAAAAGTCGCTCACCATGCCGGTGTTTCACACCAAGACCATCGAGGGTATCCTGGAGCCGGTGGCCCAGCAGATTTCTCACCTGGTCATCATGCACGAAGAGGGCGAGGTGGACGGGAAAGCCATCCCGGACTTGTCCCTACCGGTGCAGGCGGTGCAGGCTGCGGTCAGCAACCTTGTGCGGGTGAGTCAATGTGAGTttcttgactttgatttatttcataagggacagcacatactaatgaacatattcatatttatgttatatatgtatgtgtgtatatatggttatatatatatatatatatatatatatatatatatatatatatatatatatatatatatatatatatatatatatatatatatatatatatatatatatatatatatgtatgtatgtatgaatgtatatgtCTAGGTATAGGTATTCATTTatatgggtttcctctgggtactccggtttcctcccacattccaaaaacatacatggtaggctgattggacactctaaattgcccctaggtatgagtgtgagcgtgaatgattgtttgtctccttgtgccctgcgattggctggccaccagttctgggtgtcccccgcctctggctcgaagatagctgggattggctccagcacccccatgaccatgaagtggttcagaaaatgaaatatatatatatatatatatatatatatatatatatatatatatatatatatatatatatgtgaacgatgacacagagacacacacacacacaagtagcacagttttagacgtTGTGATCGCAaatttgttcgtctaacagtcAGACTTTAAGATGATTcgtgaagaggttcagagacgggagttcacgtatggtaaTTGGTGTTGAGTTCCAGCTATGTTTTGGGGGtgttgaagggaactacacagtcacctctagagccagcccttgttagtgtgttggatttttttttgtacaaaatcttgtagtggaggaggagctttgtgatggaagattttgtgaactaaggtggcatctgcatatttaacagtattgtccctgTTCAGGCGATCAGTCAGATTTTTTCATCGGTCGTCCATCGTGGCAACCTGCTGTCGCCTGGTACAGccattgaaaggaaaaaaaagacattttatggCATTTGATCTTTGCACACCTTTAAACCACATGTAAAAGTGGCACACACACCCACGCGCATTACATTCAACTTTCCCCTTCCTTCTTAATCAGGTGGACATTCAATAGAGTTTGTGGGGCGGAAGATtgatttgacacacacacacacaaatacactggTCATCTTTAATTTAAACTGAGATTACACAGTGGGTCATTTATGTCTGTGTGCACTGACTGGCAAAATCAATAAAGGCCCAGTCGGAGACGTCACTCAAGAGACTGTAGTCCACATGGGTCATTTATTATCATGGCACATATTGCATTGGAAGCAAATTCtacaaagaacaaaaacaaaaaaaatcttatgaaAGTACATTCAGTACTTTTACTCGCAGTTACAATGAAAGGAAAAGTCAAACCATTCCCTATGGATTGATATTTCATCAAGATTTTGTGAGACAATTTGACACATTTCTCTTCCCGCTTTTTGACTGCAGCAATAGTACTGCAGTATTTATTACACTCCATACATGACATTTAGTAATCCAAAAAGGCCCATCAATATTCTGTCAGTGGTTTGGTCATTggatacattttttggggggggcgagTGGCTCCTTGCCCTGGTTGTCTGCCAATCATGGGTGAAGTATTTAGACCAATCATTTACAGCGGTGTTCAATGAACCGTGATTTTTGGGATATTTCCAGGCTACTTCCTATTTAATTGGTCTCTTCTTGTTGATTTTCGTTCATTTCCATGTTACTTCCGGTTGATTTTGTGtcacattttgttcattttggggtatTATTGGGCTATTTCTttcttaactcatttgctgccattgactatgAGATTTTGACGTTTagaaggaaaataaatgaatgtgaaaCTGAGAAAAGAGCAGTATTGTACTCATTCGATCACACAACTCACTAATGTTTGGTTTAACGGTggtgatgtcaaaataaaagcatgtgaTTCTGTAAGTAGAGTATGAATGAGCTTCAAatcaggcagaacaaccccaAGGACCAAATTGGACCCCCTAGAGGGCTCTTTTCGGCCGACAGGACGCATGTTTGACACCGTTGTTCTAGATGGCAAGCAGAAGAAAGTGAGATTGAGAAATCTGCTCTTATCTGATGCAATTAAGATTTGTAGGCTCACCTTAGATGATACGTAATAATTGCACAGCAAAGCAGATTCATAGAGTAGTCTTGAGAGAACAGCTTGCTGGTTGCTGGGTAGAACAACTTAACTGGCCATGATGGCCGCCCACTGGTTTTGCAAACTTTATTTTAGCAAGCAGGATCAGTTGATGCAAAGATGTAAAAGAGCAGAGTTCCATTGCACACTGATTTGGTTACACTGTTAACCCCCACTAGGGTGGGCCACGCATGTTAAAACTAGGTCACTGATTCCTCCAGACACAAACAAGATGATGTCAATCCGTCAAAGCGGCTTGTACGGGTGTGAGCTGACGATTCAACTAAACATCTCGAAGATGAGCTGGTGCATTCGTTTGGAAATCCGTCAACCCGCTGGAGTTGCGCTGATGACATAGGCGCTCTTGGAAGTTTGAGATCTCCAAGGAGGCGATGTCGATCACACACTCGAGTATGTCTAGGGGGAGGGGACGGAGGAATAAATAGATTTACTGTTGAGATGTGAGGCCGGGTGGGAAGTGAGTAGAGGTATCACCTACTTCTGTTTGCGATGCAATTCAAACGATGACCCGGGATTACCTTTCCTACTTTTCTGTATCCTATtctgctttttaaaattcatgtgTCAGAAAGCATCCATGTAACTTTACCTTGCTATTTTCACTTAATTAAAACACACAGTACTGACTCTAATGGATCTTTAGTAGCTCGGTAGGCAGCACGCTGGAACTGCCAAGCTAATCATGTGGGTTTAAATACCACCACCATCAAGACAAATTATACATGTGGATGAttgcaaaattattttgttttcacaagTTTTTTACGTTAAAAGGTCTGCAAAtattcaaaattcaaaaatcaaaaaaaaaaattttactATAGCACTATGccgattttatttgtattttacagTTGTCCCATTTTTACTAGCGGTAATATTCTGGCAGTCACCACTGCCAGTATTttcctggcggatgagtggttagcgcgtcggcctcacagtttt
Above is a window of Stigmatopora argus isolate UIUO_Sarg chromosome 11, RoL_Sarg_1.0, whole genome shotgun sequence DNA encoding:
- the LOC144084843 gene encoding urokinase-type plasminogen activator-like; protein product: MNFFVILCFVTFVNIKVAFSRRSHKKKWPPGHTHLHPTLMHQDDTSEECLSGNGASYRGFVSKTADGHRCLYWNKFTNPWGAKSGIGNHKYCRNPNKSWRPWCRVRRGRRVVRDFCDVPKCSTSVTPPVVVDTELTCGEKSERRLQKIVGGSFIAARSQPWVAAIFQRRSKFLCGGSLIAPCWLLTAAHCFPDGEGTNLQYLSVFLGKSAINETDSINEQKFTVEKLILHQGYDLLNDNHYNNDIALLKIKGSNGGGCATRSESVRTVCLPPPHTRLPAGSQCTIAGFGWESNGVQQYSQYLKEARVNLLSESHCQKNSEYTNLLTDNMLCAAGPDWSADACGGDSGGPLVCESSGRLFQFGIVSWGIGCAKKNNPGVYTQLTNYNKWIAENTQLPQYTNGVMYPLK